A genome region from Coffea arabica cultivar ET-39 chromosome 7e, Coffea Arabica ET-39 HiFi, whole genome shotgun sequence includes the following:
- the LOC113700995 gene encoding putative late blight resistance protein homolog R1A-10 isoform X1 — MSEDDLAEKLYQQLKGKRFVIVLDDVWDIDGWNLLKHSLPDDCNGSRVLLTSRIQNLSLQIKPNSKPHHLRSLTNKESLELLQKKLFAKEDCPPALSEVVQCIARYCKGLPLAVVLVAGILATTQQDCWEEVTRRLSSTIFVDNKHCMETLEHSYNYLPDYLKPCLLYLGAFQEDRDILVPKLLWLWISEGFVQKTEGKSLEDVADKYLMDLIGRSLVMPTQRRSLGGIKICQIHDLVHEFCVVKAKEENFLQILNVDDLHTFNGPCNPHRLSIYPSTSEGPIKSRLFFPNLRSLLFFNCDYRQQLDGSSLKFLLSKLLRVLDLGETVCPYFPREVLFLVHLRYLRIKGNFGEIPSAIANLSRLETLAVGGFLGRNFLLPNAIWNIKTLKHLVVFPDYGSSGFKFPMDNLEGSPDLEHLETLSLVIDPSSQSQSLQKILSKLPIIRRLTCVNGNRNWNSKYHASAGNHDGILVLDYLSRLESLKMGRFSGYEFEFPFNLRKLTLLQNRQPWSKISAIGKLPNLEVLKLCPVSFVGEKWEMQEGEFQNLRYLKLFGLDISWWTASCDNFCCLEKLVLENCFSLEEVPSCLGETLTLDMITVKWCHESAVNCVKQIQQEQMDMGNKDLKIVIEQEN, encoded by the coding sequence ATGAGTGAAGATGATTTGGCCGAAAAGCTGTACCAGCAATTGAAAGGGAAGAGGTTTGTCATTGTTTTGGATGATGTTTGGGACATTGATGGCTGGAATTTGTTGAAACACTCTTTGCCAGATGATTGCAATGGAAGTAGGGTACTCTTAACGAGCAGAATTCAGAATTTGTCTTTGCAAATTAAACCTAATAGCAAGCCTCACCACCTTCGCTCGCTCACTAATAAAGAGAGTTTGGAACTGTTGCAGAAGAAGCTATTTGCCAAAGAAGATTGTCCTCCAGCATTAAGTGAAGTTGTGCAGTGCATAGCAAGATATTGTAAGGGCCTACCTCTTGCAGTTGTCCTTGTTGCTGGAATTCTTGCTACTACTCAGCAAGACTGCTGGGAAGAAGTCACAAGACGCCTAAGTTCCACCATTTTTGTGGACAACAAACACTGCATGGAGACACTTGAGCACAGTTATAATTATTTACCGGATTATTTGAAGCCATGTCTTCTTTACTTGGGTGCATTTCAAGAAGACAGAGACATTCTGGTTCCAAAGCTGTTATGGCTTTGGATCTCTGAAGGATTTGTGCAAAAGACAGAAGGAAAAAGTTTAGAGGATGTTGCGGACAAGTATTTGATGGATCTGATTGGGAGAAGTTTAGTTATGCCTACACAACGAAGATCTTTAGGTGGGatcaaaatttgccaaattcATGATTTGGTACATGAGTTTTGTGTGgtgaaagcaaaagaagaaaattttctacAGATTTTAAATGTGGATGACCTTCATACTTTTAATGGACCGTGTAATCCCCATCGGCTGTCTATTTACCCTAGCACCAGTGAGGGACCTATAAAGTCAAGgctattttttccaaatttgcgTAGTTTGCTCTTCTTTAACTGCGATTATAGACAGCAGCTGGACGGAAGCTCACTCAAATTTCTGTTATCTAAACTTCTTAGAGTGTTGGATTTGGGGGAGACTGTTTGTCCGTATTTTCCAAGGGAAGTGTTATTCCTTGTTCACTTGCGGTACCTGAGGATTAAAGGGAACTTTGGAGAAATCCCATCTGCAATAGCCAACCTCTCAAGGTTAGAAACTTTGGCTGTAGGAGGATTCTTGGGTCGTAATTTTCTGTTACCGAACGCTATCTGGAACATTAAAACATTAAAGCATCTTGTCGTTTTCCCAGATTATGGAAGTAGTGGTTTCAAATTTCCCATGGACAATCTTGAAGGCTCCCCAGATTTAGAACACTTAGAGACTTTATCCCTTGTAATCGATCCCTCTTCTCAAAGTCAAAGCTTGCAAAAGATACTCTCAAAGTTACCGATCATCCGCAGGCTAACGTGCGTGAATGGGAATCGCAATTGGAATTCTAAATACCACGCATCTGCTGGAAATCACGATGGGATTCTCGTGCTGGATTACTTGAGTCGTTTAGAATCACTTAAGATGGGTCGATTTTCCGGATATGAGTTTGAATTCCCATTTAATTTGAGAAAGTTGACTCTTTTACAGAATCGTCAACCATGGAGtaaaatttcagcaattggaaAGCTGCCCAACCTTGAAGTGCTTAAATTATGCCCTGTTTCCTTTGTGGGGGAAAAATGGGAAATGCAAGAAGGGGAGTTCCAAAACCTCCGATACTTGAAATTGTTTGGCTTGGACATTAGCTGGTGGACTGCATCTTGTGATAATTTTTGCTGTCTTGAGAAATTGGTTTTGGAGAATTGTTTTAGCCTGGAAGAGGTCCCCTCTTGTTTAGGGGAAACCCTTACTCTTGACATGATTACGGTGAAATGGTGTCATGAGTCTGCCGTAAATTGTGTGAAGCAAATTCAGCAAGAGCAGATGGATATGGGAAACAAGGATCTGAAGATCGTTattgaacaagaaaattga
- the LOC113700995 gene encoding putative late blight resistance protein homolog R1B-23 isoform X2: protein MSEDDLAEKLYQQLKGKRFVIVLDDVWDIDGWNLLKHSLPDDCNGSRVLLTSRIQNLSLQIKPNSKPHHLRSLTNKESLELLQKKLFAKEDCPPALSEVVQCIARYCKGLPLAVVLVAGILATTQQDCWEEVTRRLSSTIFVDNKHCMETLEHSYNYLPDYLKPCLLYLGAFQEDRDILVPKLLWLWISEGFVQKTEGKSLEDVADKYLMDLIGRSLVMPTQRRSLGGIKICQIHDLVHEFCVVKAKEENFLQILNVDDLHTFNGPCNPHRLSIYPSTSEGPIKSRLFFPNLRSLLFFNCDYRQQLDGSSLKFLLSKLLRVLDLGETVCPYFPREVLFLVHLRYLRIKGNFGEIPSAIANLSRLWK from the exons ATGAGTGAAGATGATTTGGCCGAAAAGCTGTACCAGCAATTGAAAGGGAAGAGGTTTGTCATTGTTTTGGATGATGTTTGGGACATTGATGGCTGGAATTTGTTGAAACACTCTTTGCCAGATGATTGCAATGGAAGTAGGGTACTCTTAACGAGCAGAATTCAGAATTTGTCTTTGCAAATTAAACCTAATAGCAAGCCTCACCACCTTCGCTCGCTCACTAATAAAGAGAGTTTGGAACTGTTGCAGAAGAAGCTATTTGCCAAAGAAGATTGTCCTCCAGCATTAAGTGAAGTTGTGCAGTGCATAGCAAGATATTGTAAGGGCCTACCTCTTGCAGTTGTCCTTGTTGCTGGAATTCTTGCTACTACTCAGCAAGACTGCTGGGAAGAAGTCACAAGACGCCTAAGTTCCACCATTTTTGTGGACAACAAACACTGCATGGAGACACTTGAGCACAGTTATAATTATTTACCGGATTATTTGAAGCCATGTCTTCTTTACTTGGGTGCATTTCAAGAAGACAGAGACATTCTGGTTCCAAAGCTGTTATGGCTTTGGATCTCTGAAGGATTTGTGCAAAAGACAGAAGGAAAAAGTTTAGAGGATGTTGCGGACAAGTATTTGATGGATCTGATTGGGAGAAGTTTAGTTATGCCTACACAACGAAGATCTTTAGGTGGGatcaaaatttgccaaattcATGATTTGGTACATGAGTTTTGTGTGgtgaaagcaaaagaagaaaattttctacAGATTTTAAATGTGGATGACCTTCATACTTTTAATGGACCGTGTAATCCCCATCGGCTGTCTATTTACCCTAGCACCAGTGAGGGACCTATAAAGTCAAGgctattttttccaaatttgcgTAGTTTGCTCTTCTTTAACTGCGATTATAGACAGCAGCTGGACGGAAGCTCACTCAAATTTCTGTTATCTAAACTTCTTAGAGTGTTGGATTTGGGGGAGACTGTTTGTCCGTATTTTCCAAGGGAAGTGTTATTCCTTGTTCACTTGCGGTACCTGAGGATTAAAGGGAACTTTGGAGAAATCCCATCTGCAATAGCCAACCTCTCAAG ATTATGGAAGTAG